A stretch of Gasterosteus aculeatus chromosome 4, fGasAcu3.hap1.1, whole genome shotgun sequence DNA encodes these proteins:
- the LOC120817806 gene encoding arg8-vasotocin receptor-like, with amino-acid sequence MLFPSESSCNATGGDCSEGPGALGGGNGTDPFGRNEEVAKLEITVLSVAFVAAVAGNVSVLLAMRRTRRKPSRVHLFMRHLSLADLVVAFFQVLPQLCWEVTFRFSGPDPLCRVVKHLQVMGMFASTYMMVMMTVDRYIAICHPLQTLQQPTRRAHVMIGSSWACSLALSLPQYFIFSMSEVHPGSGVYDCWGHFVEPWGLRAYITWMTVGIFLVPAAVLVFCYGLICRTIWRNLKYKTRRRPAEAPGTGALSRSSVSGVGNISRAKLRTVKMTFVIVLAYVVCWAPFFTVQMWSVWDKSFSFADSESTTVTLTALLASLNSCCNPWIYMVFSGHLLSDLPCCRRLAGTMRLQDSDSSLRRSTLLSRLQAPRLSDPPPGNSTHIPLAS; translated from the exons ATGCTGTTCCCCTCGGAGAGCTCCTGCAACGCCACGGGAGGGGACTGTAGCGAGGGGCCCGGGGCCCTCGGCGGGGGGAACGGCACCGACCCGTTCGGGCGGAACGAGGAGGTGGCCAAGCTGGAGATCACCGTCCTCAGCGTCGCGTTCGTGGCGGCGGTGGCGGGCAACGTCAGCGTGCTGCTGGCCATGCGCAGGACCCGCAGGAAGCCGTCGCGCGTGCACCTGTTCATGAGGCACCTGAGCCTCGCGGACCTGGTGGTGGCCTTCTTCCAGGTGCTGCCGCAGCTGTGCTGGGAGGTCACCTTCCGCTTCTCGGGGCCGGACCCGCTGTGCCGCGTGGTGAAGCACCTGCAGGTGATGGGCATGTTCGCCTCCACCtacatgatggtgatgatgaccGTGGACCGCTACATCGCCATCTGCCACCCGCTGCAGACGCTGCAGCAGCCCACGCGCCGTGCGCACGTGATGATCGGCTCCAGCTGGGCGTGCAGCCTGGCGCTCAGCCTCCCGCAGTACTTCATCTTCTCCATGAGCGAGGTGCACCCGGGCTCGGGCGTCTACGACTGCTGGGGCCACTTCGTGGAGCCGTGGGGGCTGCGCGCCTACATCACCTGGATGACGGTCGGGATCTTCCTCGTGCCGGCGGCCGTGCTGGTGTTCTGCTACGGGCTCATCTGCCGCACCATCTGGAGGAACCTCAAGTACAAGACCCGGAGGAGGCCCGCGGAGGCCCCCGGGACCGGGGCCCTGAGCCGCAGCTCGGTCAGCGGCGTGGGCAACATCTCGCGCGCCAAATTACGCACGGTGAAGATGACGTTCGTGATCGTGCTCGCGTACGTGGTGTGCTGGGCGCCGTTCTTCACCGTGCAGATGTGGTCCGTGTGGGACAAGAGCTTCTCCTTCGcag ACTCGGAGAGCACCACGGTGACGCTCACCGCCCTGCTGGCCAGCCTTAACAGCTGCTGCAACCCCTGGATCTACATGGTGTTCAGCGGCCACCTGCTGTCGGACCTCCCGTGCTGCCGCCGGCTCGCCGGCACGATGCGCCTGCAGGACTCGGACAGCAGCCTGCGGCGCTCCACGCTGCTGTCCCGCCTGCAGGCGCCGCGCCTCTCCGACCCGCCCCCGGGAAACAGCACGCACATCCCGCTCGCGTCctga